Proteins from one Natrinema salifodinae genomic window:
- a CDS encoding family 4 glycosyl hydrolase, with translation MHQLGSRSSDGTPRMKIGYVGGGSQGWAHTLINDLAQCEDVAGTVALYDVDYEAAAANAKLGNRVVDRADADGDWTFEAVRELDDALSDADFVVCSIQDPPEETFVHDIDLPKRYGIHQPVADTVGPGGTLRAMRAIPQYREIAATVRERCPDAWVINYTNPMTVCTRTLYEEFPEIKAIGLCHEVFQLQELFAEIAERHLEEADDVNREEIHVNVKGINHFTWIDEARWRGRDLYRFLDDELEARKPLNDFEPGAMADASYWVTNYRVAFDLYDRFGALPAAGDRHLVEFVPWYLDLDDPEELHRWGIRFTPSSARRPDEGPSQTERYLSGEDAFELSESGEELVDIVRALLGLEPVETHLNYPNEGQMADLPEGAVVETNALLTGDDVSPLTAGSLPDEVRSMVETHVTNQKTLVEAGFDGDLDRAFRAFLNDPLVTIDRAAAAALFTDLVEREREYLGAWNLEKSEVLSS, from the coding sequence ATGCATCAACTCGGCAGTCGTTCGAGCGACGGGACCCCCCGCATGAAGATCGGATACGTTGGAGGCGGGAGCCAGGGCTGGGCCCACACCCTCATCAACGACCTCGCCCAGTGTGAGGACGTCGCCGGGACGGTGGCGCTGTACGACGTCGATTACGAGGCTGCGGCCGCAAACGCGAAATTGGGAAACCGGGTCGTCGATCGCGCGGACGCCGACGGCGACTGGACGTTCGAGGCGGTCCGCGAACTGGACGACGCGCTTTCGGACGCCGACTTCGTCGTCTGCTCGATCCAGGATCCCCCGGAAGAGACCTTCGTCCACGACATCGACCTCCCGAAGCGGTACGGCATCCACCAGCCGGTCGCCGACACCGTCGGCCCGGGCGGCACGCTGCGCGCGATGCGGGCGATCCCCCAGTACCGCGAGATCGCGGCGACGGTCCGCGAGCGGTGTCCCGACGCGTGGGTGATCAACTACACGAACCCGATGACCGTCTGTACGCGGACCCTCTACGAGGAGTTCCCCGAGATCAAGGCGATCGGGCTCTGTCACGAGGTGTTCCAGCTTCAGGAGCTGTTCGCCGAAATCGCAGAGCGGCACCTCGAGGAGGCCGACGACGTCAATCGCGAGGAGATCCACGTGAATGTCAAGGGGATTAACCACTTCACCTGGATCGACGAAGCGCGCTGGCGCGGTCGCGACCTCTACCGGTTCCTCGACGACGAACTCGAGGCCCGGAAACCCCTGAACGACTTCGAACCGGGCGCGATGGCCGACGCGTCCTACTGGGTCACCAACTACCGCGTCGCGTTCGATCTCTACGACCGGTTCGGCGCGCTGCCCGCGGCCGGCGACCGCCACCTCGTCGAGTTCGTCCCGTGGTACCTCGACCTCGACGACCCCGAGGAGCTCCACCGGTGGGGAATTCGGTTCACGCCGAGTTCGGCCAGGCGCCCCGACGAGGGTCCGAGTCAGACCGAGCGGTACCTCTCGGGGGAGGACGCCTTCGAACTCTCCGAGTCGGGCGAGGAACTCGTCGACATCGTGCGGGCGCTGCTGGGACTCGAACCCGTCGAGACGCACCTGAACTACCCCAACGAGGGACAGATGGCCGACCTCCCCGAAGGTGCCGTAGTCGAGACGAACGCGTTGCTCACCGGCGATGACGTCTCGCCGCTGACCGCCGGCTCGCTCCCGGACGAGGTCCGATCGATGGTGGAGACCCACGTGACGAACCAGAAGACGCTCGTCGAGGCCGGCTTCGACGGCGACCTCGACCGGGCGTTCCGGGCGTTCCTGAACGATCCGCTCGTGACGATCGATCGGGCGGCGGCTGCGGCCCTGTTCACCGACCTGGTCGAGCGCGAGCGCGAGTACCTCGGTGCGTGGAATCTCGAGAAATCGGAAGTGCTCTCGTCGTAA
- a CDS encoding glycoside hydrolase family 28 protein: MAVPGTDRFDIREYGAISDSEDPDTDAIQAALDECAAAGGTVYVPNGTYVTAPLRVGDDTTLHLDAGATLRFVGDYDAFPTVESRWEGWDQIGFHPCLLVDGVENVSITGRGTIDGNGAYWWQFYDAPESDLPDGLRERLAEFEERNDKQDDVSSFTHRPPLFQIAESENVSVSGVTLRNSPFWNTHVVYSENVTLHDVNVENPADAPNGDGIDIDSSRYVRISDTYINAGDDAICIKSGKNAEGREVGEPASQITVTNCTVEAGHGGVVIGSEMSGDVRDVTVTNCTFTDTDRGVRIKTQRDRGGVVEDLRFDNIVMRRIACPFVINGYYFTPLDSDPEPVDEGTPMVRNVSFTNITAREVETAGFFAGLPERYFEGISFRDVQIDATRPLDATDLDPAMAYDYEQGHGLFCKSIADISFTDVRIRTPESDGPAMRFEETDDVTIDGLRVPDSRAAPVVSLTDVGTTRVRGCSPQAEGPFLRASGADTDTISLAGNHGSLAEAVEVDDDSEATIERS, from the coding sequence ATGGCAGTACCTGGCACGGACCGGTTCGACATCCGCGAGTACGGCGCAATCAGCGACTCCGAGGACCCCGACACCGACGCGATCCAGGCGGCACTCGACGAGTGCGCCGCGGCCGGCGGCACGGTGTACGTCCCCAACGGAACCTACGTGACCGCGCCGCTCCGGGTCGGCGACGACACGACACTCCACTTGGACGCGGGCGCGACGCTCCGGTTCGTCGGCGACTACGACGCGTTCCCGACGGTCGAGAGCCGCTGGGAGGGCTGGGATCAGATCGGATTTCACCCCTGCCTGCTCGTCGACGGAGTCGAGAACGTCTCGATCACCGGCCGCGGAACGATCGACGGCAACGGCGCGTACTGGTGGCAGTTCTACGACGCGCCCGAGTCGGACCTCCCCGACGGACTGCGGGAGCGCCTGGCGGAGTTCGAGGAGCGAAACGATAAACAAGACGACGTCAGCAGTTTCACCCACCGGCCGCCGCTGTTCCAGATTGCCGAGTCCGAGAACGTCAGCGTTTCGGGCGTGACCCTGCGGAACTCGCCGTTCTGGAACACGCACGTCGTCTACTCGGAGAACGTCACGCTCCACGACGTCAACGTCGAGAACCCGGCGGACGCGCCCAACGGCGACGGGATCGACATCGACTCCTCGCGGTACGTTCGGATCAGCGACACCTACATCAACGCGGGCGACGACGCGATCTGCATCAAGTCCGGGAAGAACGCAGAGGGCCGCGAGGTCGGCGAACCCGCCTCGCAGATCACCGTCACCAACTGCACGGTCGAGGCGGGCCACGGCGGCGTCGTCATCGGCAGCGAGATGTCCGGCGACGTCCGGGACGTGACGGTCACCAACTGCACGTTCACCGACACCGACCGCGGCGTCCGGATCAAGACCCAGCGCGACCGCGGCGGCGTCGTCGAGGACCTCCGGTTCGACAACATCGTCATGCGGCGGATCGCCTGCCCGTTCGTCATCAACGGCTACTACTTCACCCCGCTGGACAGCGATCCCGAACCGGTCGACGAGGGGACGCCGATGGTCCGGAACGTCTCCTTCACGAACATCACCGCCCGCGAGGTCGAGACCGCCGGCTTCTTCGCCGGCCTCCCCGAGCGGTACTTCGAGGGGATCTCGTTTCGCGACGTACAGATCGACGCGACCAGGCCGCTCGACGCGACGGACCTCGATCCGGCAATGGCGTACGACTACGAACAGGGACACGGACTGTTCTGCAAGTCGATCGCCGACATCTCGTTTACCGACGTTCGGATCCGGACCCCGGAGAGCGACGGGCCGGCGATGCGGTTCGAAGAGACCGACGACGTGACGATCGACGGACTGCGGGTTCCGGACTCGCGGGCCGCGCCCGTCGTCTCGCTGACGGACGTCGGGACGACCCGCGTCCGCGGTTGTTCGCCGCAAGCGGAGGGGCCGTTCCTTCGCGCGAGCGGCGCGGATACGGACACGATCTCACTCGCCGGTAACCACGGCTCGCTGGCCGAGGCCGTCGAGGTCGACGACGACAGCGAGGCGACGATCGAACGGTCCTGA
- a CDS encoding Gfo/Idh/MocA family protein has translation MRDYDMVDSSEADLRVGLVGLGSLGVRLGRQFDAVPNAELVALADVNEANLADAGRELGVAAAGRYTDYETMLDEAALDAAAIATPNGLHYDQAVAALERDLHVLCEKPLATSVEDARDLYQRDRATDRVMMLGYQRHLNPAFVMARERLAEGDSDPTFITGEITHDWRSYYETMDDWRMDPELSGGGHLLNVGSHVIDAILWVTGLTPTSVDATVEFHDDEQIFDKQSSITIEFENGAVANVSDTGIVACTREHIHIWDDEGAVYLEGREWDERTGYTIDAEGTERDPYLDYQGRQTKAEAFAEAVREGTEPPITVRDAFRTIVVTMAAYESGRTNERIDLAERYGFTDADGSLIG, from the coding sequence ATGCGTGACTACGACATGGTCGATTCATCCGAAGCCGATCTCCGCGTCGGACTCGTCGGGCTCGGGAGCCTCGGCGTCCGACTCGGACGACAGTTCGACGCCGTGCCGAACGCCGAGCTGGTCGCGCTGGCCGACGTCAACGAGGCGAACCTGGCCGACGCGGGCCGCGAACTCGGGGTCGCGGCTGCGGGCCGGTACACCGACTACGAGACGATGCTCGACGAGGCCGCCCTCGATGCGGCGGCGATCGCCACGCCGAACGGCCTCCACTACGACCAGGCGGTCGCCGCCCTCGAGCGCGACCTCCACGTCCTCTGCGAGAAGCCGCTCGCGACCTCCGTCGAGGACGCGCGCGATCTCTATCAGCGCGATCGGGCGACCGACCGGGTGATGATGCTCGGCTACCAGCGCCACCTGAACCCCGCGTTCGTCATGGCCCGTGAGCGATTGGCGGAAGGAGACAGCGACCCGACGTTCATCACCGGCGAGATCACCCACGACTGGCGCTCGTACTACGAGACCATGGACGACTGGCGGATGGACCCCGAACTGAGCGGCGGCGGCCACCTCCTGAACGTCGGCTCGCACGTCATCGACGCGATCCTCTGGGTGACCGGCCTCACTCCGACCAGCGTCGACGCGACCGTAGAGTTCCACGACGACGAACAGATATTCGACAAACAGTCGTCGATCACCATCGAGTTCGAGAACGGCGCGGTCGCTAACGTCTCGGACACGGGGATCGTCGCGTGCACCCGCGAACACATCCACATCTGGGACGACGAGGGCGCCGTCTACCTCGAGGGCCGCGAGTGGGACGAGCGCACCGGCTACACGATCGACGCCGAGGGGACCGAACGCGACCCGTACCTCGACTATCAGGGCCGGCAGACCAAGGCCGAGGCGTTCGCCGAGGCGGTGCGCGAGGGAACCGAGCCCCCGATCACGGTCCGGGACGCGTTCCGAACGATCGTCGTCACGATGGCCGCCTACGAGTCCGGTCGCACCAACGAGCGTATCGACCTCGCCGAGCGGTACGGGTTTACGGACGCGGACGGTAGCCTGATCGGCTGA
- a CDS encoding PPC domain-containing DNA-binding protein: MESFESDDGHVIARLDRGDMALESIERACETHDIDTGAVVTGIGTFSNLHVHYVDRTDLPDDQADRNVALELEGAWEVTDITGVIADGEPHLHVTAFDGERTVGGHLEEGCEVNVLGEVTIRKLSGLPLERRPGEGNVSQLTRR; encoded by the coding sequence ATGGAATCGTTCGAATCCGACGACGGACACGTGATCGCCCGTCTCGATCGCGGCGACATGGCCCTCGAGTCGATCGAGCGGGCCTGCGAGACCCACGATATCGACACCGGCGCCGTCGTTACCGGCATCGGCACGTTCAGCAATCTGCACGTCCACTACGTCGATCGGACCGATCTCCCCGACGACCAGGCCGACCGAAACGTCGCCCTCGAACTGGAAGGGGCTTGGGAGGTCACCGACATCACCGGCGTCATCGCGGACGGCGAGCCGCACCTCCACGTGACCGCGTTCGACGGCGAACGTACGGTCGGCGGCCACCTCGAAGAAGGGTGCGAAGTCAACGTGCTGGGCGAGGTGACGATCAGAAAACTGTCGGGGCTCCCGCTGGAGCGGCGGCCAGGCGAGGGGAACGTGTCGCAACTCACCCGGCGCTGA
- the xacF gene encoding 2,5-dioxovalerate dehydrogenase: MSTVHRNYVDGEWVESRSGDTFEVLNPANTGDVVGEFQSSTSEDAEAAIDAAVATQDEWATTPGPERGAILTETAQLLDERKDELTETLTREEGKTLDEAGGEVQRAIDIFRYYGEKARDLGGTVKSPGGTDTELYTKREPLGTVSLITPWNYPIAIPAWKLAPALAAGNTAVLKPASAAPTVSWKLFEALDEAGLPDGVANYVTGSGSEVGRPLTDHEDVDAVSFTGSTAVGTAVAQAAADDLKRVQCEMGGKNPTVVMPSADVDQAVDIVGAGAFGVTGQACTACSRAIVHEDVYDEFVAGIADYAESIEIGPGLENPDMGPHVTSSELESTLEYVDVADDEGATLETGGQRLTGDEYDDGYYVEPAVFSDVTGDMRIATEEVFGPVLAVLKVESFEEAVAVANDVEYGLSASIVTQDLTEANRFADRVESGVAKVNEKTTGLELHVPFGGYKQSSTDTYREQGDAGLDFFTSTKTVYMNY, encoded by the coding sequence ATGTCGACAGTACACCGTAACTACGTCGATGGAGAGTGGGTCGAATCGCGGTCCGGAGACACGTTCGAGGTGTTGAATCCCGCGAATACGGGCGACGTCGTCGGGGAGTTCCAGTCGTCGACGAGCGAGGATGCCGAAGCGGCGATCGATGCTGCGGTTGCGACGCAAGACGAGTGGGCGACGACGCCCGGGCCGGAGCGGGGAGCGATCCTCACCGAGACGGCGCAGTTGCTCGACGAACGGAAGGACGAACTGACAGAGACGCTCACCCGCGAGGAGGGGAAGACGCTCGATGAGGCCGGCGGCGAGGTCCAACGTGCGATCGATATCTTCCGCTACTACGGGGAGAAGGCCCGCGACCTCGGCGGCACCGTCAAGTCGCCCGGCGGGACGGACACGGAGCTGTACACCAAGCGCGAGCCGCTGGGAACCGTCTCGCTGATCACGCCGTGGAACTACCCGATCGCGATCCCGGCCTGGAAGCTCGCACCCGCGCTGGCGGCCGGCAACACGGCGGTGCTCAAACCCGCGTCCGCGGCGCCGACCGTCTCCTGGAAGCTGTTCGAGGCCCTCGACGAGGCGGGACTGCCCGACGGCGTCGCCAACTACGTCACCGGCTCCGGCAGCGAGGTCGGCCGGCCGCTCACCGATCACGAGGACGTCGACGCCGTCTCCTTTACCGGTAGCACGGCGGTCGGAACCGCCGTCGCGCAGGCCGCCGCCGACGACCTCAAACGCGTCCAGTGCGAGATGGGCGGCAAGAACCCGACGGTCGTCATGCCCAGCGCCGACGTCGACCAGGCGGTCGACATCGTCGGCGCCGGTGCGTTCGGCGTCACCGGCCAGGCGTGTACCGCCTGCTCCCGGGCGATCGTCCACGAGGACGTCTACGACGAGTTCGTCGCGGGGATCGCCGACTACGCCGAGTCGATCGAGATCGGCCCCGGGCTGGAGAACCCAGACATGGGCCCCCACGTCACAAGTAGCGAACTCGAGTCGACGCTGGAGTACGTCGACGTCGCGGACGACGAGGGGGCGACCCTCGAGACCGGCGGGCAGCGGCTCACCGGCGACGAGTACGACGATGGCTACTACGTCGAGCCGGCCGTCTTCTCGGACGTGACAGGCGACATGCGCATCGCCACGGAGGAGGTCTTCGGCCCCGTCCTAGCGGTGCTGAAAGTCGAGAGCTTCGAGGAGGCGGTCGCCGTCGCGAACGACGTCGAGTACGGCCTCTCGGCGAGCATCGTCACGCAGGATCTCACCGAGGCCAACCGGTTCGCCGATCGCGTCGAGTCGGGCGTCGCGAAGGTCAACGAGAAGACGACCGGCCTCGAACTCCACGTTCCCTTCGGCGGCTACAAGCAGTCCTCGACGGACACCTACCGCGAACAGGGCGACGCCGGCCTCGACTTCTTCACGTCGACGAAGACGGTCTACATGAACTACTGA
- a CDS encoding NAD-dependent epimerase/dehydratase family protein yields MEVLVTGAYGRCGTAIIDHLHDDDRYEFTYYNRSDRDEDDPYGGYETVVADIAEYEPLRAACEGKDAVVHLAAYPYTDGDWGDIFEPNVLGMYNVLEAAREAEVESILFGSTNHVMGMYELENAPEIYERDHDLVIDHADPVRPDSYYGASKSFGEDLGRYYVEGCEYPKRFYALRICSVRSEEYDHPYGDAEIGVAEGDWERGSPEYEEEVARMKATWQSRRDFAHQVDCCLQDDSVEFDIFSGVSDNRRRWFDLEHARARIGYDPQDDGEEWDAPPE; encoded by the coding sequence ATGGAGGTACTAGTGACCGGTGCGTACGGCCGGTGTGGGACTGCGATCATCGATCACTTGCACGACGACGATCGGTACGAGTTTACCTACTACAATCGATCGGACCGGGACGAGGACGATCCCTACGGCGGCTACGAGACCGTCGTCGCCGACATCGCGGAGTACGAACCGCTCCGAGCGGCCTGTGAGGGGAAAGACGCCGTCGTCCACCTCGCCGCGTATCCGTACACGGACGGCGACTGGGGCGATATCTTCGAGCCGAACGTCCTCGGCATGTACAACGTCTTGGAGGCCGCCCGCGAGGCGGAGGTCGAGTCGATACTCTTCGGATCGACCAACCACGTGATGGGAATGTACGAACTCGAGAACGCGCCTGAGATCTACGAGCGGGACCACGACCTCGTCATCGACCACGCCGATCCCGTTCGCCCCGACTCCTACTACGGCGCGTCGAAGAGTTTCGGCGAGGACCTGGGGCGGTACTACGTCGAGGGCTGTGAGTATCCGAAGCGGTTCTACGCGCTCCGGATCTGCAGCGTCCGCAGCGAGGAGTACGACCACCCCTACGGCGACGCCGAAATCGGCGTCGCGGAGGGCGACTGGGAACGGGGCAGCCCCGAGTACGAGGAAGAGGTCGCGCGGATGAAGGCGACCTGGCAGTCCCGTCGGGATTTCGCTCACCAGGTCGACTGCTGTCTGCAGGACGACAGCGTCGAGTTCGATATCTTCAGCGGCGTGAGCGACAACCGACGCCGTTGGTTCGACCTGGAGCACGCTCGAGCCCGGATCGGCTACGATCCGCAGGACGACGGCGAGGAGTGGGATGCGCCGCCGGAGTGA
- a CDS encoding universal stress protein, with protein MDRALVVIDDTDTHRDLLAEAGEFARNGDADLVVMAWTTPETAEESNDAIQWVEEMEGTRFEETDATTVTRRFAEEFAADVLEDGDVDVSVEPVITDDGDLDEAILSTADRLACDHVFLVGRKRSPTGKAIFGDVAQRVLLNFDGPVTVTVQ; from the coding sequence ATGGATCGGGCGCTCGTCGTCATCGACGATACCGACACGCACAGAGACCTCCTCGCCGAGGCCGGCGAATTCGCGCGAAACGGCGACGCCGACCTCGTCGTCATGGCCTGGACGACCCCGGAGACGGCCGAGGAGAGTAACGACGCGATCCAGTGGGTCGAGGAGATGGAGGGGACCAGGTTCGAGGAAACCGACGCGACGACCGTGACGCGGCGGTTCGCCGAGGAGTTCGCCGCGGACGTGCTCGAAGACGGAGACGTCGACGTCTCTGTCGAACCGGTCATCACCGACGACGGCGACCTCGACGAGGCGATCCTCTCGACGGCGGATCGCCTGGCGTGCGATCACGTGTTCCTCGTCGGGCGAAAGCGGTCGCCGACCGGCAAGGCGATCTTCGGCGACGTCGCCCAGCGCGTCCTGCTGAACTTCGACGGGCCGGTGACGGTCACCGTGCAGTGA
- a CDS encoding mandelate racemase/muconate lactonizing enzyme family protein, with protein MAITDVQAIPLAYSLPAGRGLGDARGFGTDRGTTLVRLETDDGTVGWGEAFAPGPIATATIEELFADDVVGMDPFEVESLAERSYTDPYHFGGDVFVQSAVSAIDVACWDIIGKTVDRPVHRLLGGTRCERLTPYASTMYFTEADRPIGDPIREAVDEGFTAAKIKIGAGVESDVERVRTAREILGDDADLMVDMNGNYRPHQAIESARAIAEYDVTWIEEPVPPENASGYRELRETVDVPIAAGEAHYGRFEFKRLIDDRSVDIVQPNLGRCGGLSEARLIAGMASTENVAVRPHIWNSAVGMAAAVQFAASVSDYPHTRNVPEPMLIEFDRSENPLRSDLLGTPFDPSGGTIDVPQDPGLGIEIDRDALERYRAD; from the coding sequence ATGGCGATTACGGACGTTCAGGCGATTCCGCTCGCATACTCGTTACCGGCGGGCCGAGGACTCGGCGACGCGCGGGGCTTCGGGACCGATCGCGGGACGACGCTGGTTCGCCTCGAGACCGACGACGGCACCGTCGGTTGGGGCGAGGCGTTCGCGCCGGGACCGATCGCGACGGCGACGATCGAGGAACTGTTCGCCGACGACGTCGTCGGGATGGACCCCTTCGAGGTCGAGTCGCTGGCCGAGCGGTCCTACACCGACCCGTACCACTTCGGCGGCGACGTGTTCGTCCAGAGCGCCGTCAGCGCGATCGACGTCGCCTGCTGGGACATCATCGGGAAGACCGTCGATCGCCCGGTCCATCGACTGCTCGGGGGGACCCGCTGCGAGCGACTGACGCCCTACGCCTCGACGATGTACTTCACCGAGGCGGATCGCCCGATCGGGGACCCGATCCGCGAGGCCGTCGACGAGGGCTTTACCGCCGCGAAGATCAAGATCGGCGCCGGCGTCGAGTCCGACGTCGAACGCGTGCGTACCGCCCGCGAGATTTTGGGCGACGACGCCGACCTGATGGTCGACATGAACGGCAACTATCGTCCCCACCAGGCGATCGAGTCGGCGCGGGCCATCGCGGAGTACGACGTGACCTGGATCGAGGAGCCGGTCCCGCCGGAGAACGCGTCGGGGTACCGCGAACTGCGCGAGACGGTCGACGTTCCGATCGCGGCGGGTGAGGCTCACTACGGGCGCTTCGAATTCAAGCGGTTGATCGATGACCGGTCGGTCGACATCGTCCAGCCGAACCTCGGCCGCTGCGGCGGGCTCTCGGAGGCGCGGCTGATCGCCGGCATGGCGTCGACCGAGAACGTCGCCGTCAGACCCCACATCTGGAACAGCGCCGTGGGGATGGCAGCCGCGGTGCAGTTCGCGGCTAGCGTGTCGGATTACCCGCACACGCGGAACGTCCCCGAGCCGATGCTGATCGAGTTCGACCGCAGCGAGAACCCGCTGCGCAGCGATCTGCTGGGGACGCCGTTCGATCCGTCCGGCGGAACCATCGACGTTCCGCAGGACCCGGGTCTCGGCATCGAGATCGACCGCGACGCGCTGGAACGGTATCGCGCCGACTGA
- a CDS encoding dihydrodipicolinate synthase family protein, with translation MLKDEFRDLKEQISGGIIPATANPWTPDYELVTDDLRRHVDDLVSVDGIKAVVANAHTGETKMQDEETYRRVVETHVEAAGDTPVFAGVYGESSIEAAKLAETAKEAGADGVMLLPLDVYSHQIPQEAINHFEYVAEAVDMPLLNFQFPTWGSAGLPISAHVEICKLPHVIGFKEASFDPIRYDRTIRAVDHLRDDCTIMTGNDTFLMHAYQLGAETGLIGYANLVPDLHVEKLRAVHDDDMERAREIRKKLLPLTDHVFGEPEGRYRARTKAALQMQGVFEHDTVLPPQEQIDHEEREELRRILDDLDRL, from the coding sequence ATGTTGAAAGACGAGTTCCGCGACCTCAAGGAACAGATATCGGGTGGCATCATTCCTGCGACCGCGAACCCGTGGACGCCCGACTACGAACTAGTCACCGACGACCTCCGTCGTCACGTCGACGATCTCGTCTCGGTCGACGGCATCAAAGCCGTCGTCGCCAACGCTCACACGGGCGAGACGAAGATGCAAGACGAGGAGACCTACCGCCGGGTCGTCGAGACCCACGTCGAGGCGGCCGGCGATACCCCCGTCTTCGCCGGCGTCTACGGCGAGAGCTCCATCGAAGCGGCCAAGCTAGCCGAGACGGCGAAAGAAGCCGGGGCGGACGGCGTCATGCTGCTTCCACTCGACGTCTACTCGCATCAGATCCCTCAGGAGGCGATCAACCACTTCGAGTACGTCGCCGAGGCCGTCGACATGCCGCTGCTCAACTTCCAGTTCCCGACCTGGGGCAGCGCGGGGCTGCCGATCAGCGCGCACGTCGAAATCTGTAAGCTGCCACACGTCATCGGATTCAAGGAGGCGTCGTTCGATCCCATCCGCTATGACCGGACGATCCGTGCGGTCGATCACCTCCGGGACGACTGTACGATCATGACGGGCAACGACACGTTCCTCATGCACGCCTACCAGCTCGGCGCCGAGACCGGGCTCATCGGCTACGCGAACCTCGTGCCCGATCTCCACGTCGAGAAGCTCCGCGCCGTTCACGACGACGACATGGAGCGCGCCCGGGAGATTCGGAAGAAGCTGCTGCCGCTGACGGATCACGTCTTCGGCGAACCCGAAGGACGGTACCGCGCCCGCACGAAGGCCGCGCTGCAGATGCAAGGCGTGTTCGAGCACGACACCGTTCTCCCGCCACAGGAACAGATCGACCACGAGGAGCGCGAGGAACTCCGCCGGATCCTCGACGATCTCGACCGGCTGTAA
- a CDS encoding pectinesterase family protein: protein MVDSTARESGWEVFRRRVIALGGTGLLGAVAGFSGNGEASPATNGSPETTEPPAGDRDDEEGGEKADRPNGDDYDIVVAQDGSGDYETVQAAIDAVQPDTSEETRVYITEGRYKEKLELPADRTDVTFIGENVEETVLTYDDHADKIGEDGEEIGTSGSSSFFVWGDDFTARNITFENAAEPVAQAVAIRIDADRVAFENCRFLGNQDTLYNFGRRTRQYFEDCYIEGDVDFIFGRATAFFEDCEIRCTDEGFIAAPAQPDDVEHGFVFRDCDVVGDAPSESVYLGRPWEPYGRTVYIDCELGDHIRPRGWEPWDEPEHGDKTKTAYFAEYDNSGPGYTPDERADWSHQLSETVAAEYTIENVLDGWDPRTREER, encoded by the coding sequence ATGGTTGATAGCACTGCTCGAGAGAGCGGATGGGAGGTATTCCGCAGACGAGTGATCGCCCTCGGAGGCACGGGATTGCTCGGCGCGGTAGCCGGCTTTAGCGGCAACGGTGAGGCGAGTCCCGCGACGAACGGGTCACCGGAGACGACGGAACCGCCCGCCGGGGACCGGGATGACGAAGAAGGCGGAGAGAAGGCCGACCGTCCCAACGGCGACGACTACGACATTGTCGTCGCACAGGACGGTAGCGGCGACTACGAGACGGTCCAGGCCGCCATCGACGCGGTTCAACCGGACACGTCCGAAGAGACGCGAGTGTACATCACGGAGGGTCGCTACAAGGAGAAACTGGAACTCCCCGCCGACCGAACCGACGTGACGTTCATCGGTGAGAACGTCGAAGAGACGGTGCTTACGTACGACGATCACGCCGACAAGATCGGCGAAGACGGCGAGGAGATCGGCACGAGCGGTTCGTCGAGTTTCTTCGTCTGGGGAGACGACTTCACCGCGAGGAACATCACGTTCGAGAACGCCGCCGAACCCGTCGCACAGGCCGTCGCGATCCGCATCGACGCCGACCGGGTCGCCTTCGAGAACTGCCGCTTCCTCGGCAATCAGGACACCCTCTACAACTTCGGGCGCAGGACGCGCCAGTACTTCGAGGACTGCTACATCGAAGGCGACGTGGATTTCATCTTCGGTCGCGCGACGGCGTTCTTCGAGGACTGCGAGATTCGCTGTACGGACGAAGGGTTCATCGCGGCGCCCGCGCAGCCGGACGACGTAGAGCACGGGTTCGTGTTCAGGGACTGCGACGTGGTCGGCGACGCGCCGAGCGAGTCCGTCTACCTCGGCCGACCGTGGGAGCCGTACGGGCGAACCGTCTACATCGACTGCGAACTCGGCGACCACATCCGACCGCGGGGCTGGGAGCCGTGGGACGAACCGGAACACGGTGACAAGACGAAGACGGCCTACTTCGCGGAGTACGACAATAGCGGACCGGGGTACACGCCCGACGAGCGCGCGGATTGGAGCCACCAGCTCAGCGAGACGGTGGCCGCGGAGTACACGATAGAGAACGTCCTCGACGGCTGGGACCCGCGGACCCGTGAGGAACGGTAG